The genomic segment TGGTTTGATAGCATACCCACTGGAGATGCAGTTTTTATGAAGGTATGTTTCCTGATACAAGAGTTTTCCTCTTCGCAATTTCTGAGCAGTCTGAAATGCTTCATTCTAGTCCAACTAAATGGTTCTTCATTTTAACACTTTCTCGGCTTCGCGATATAAGTCGATAAAATACAACATCAATTAATTAGCGCATGTATGCTTGTGCAGTGGATCCTCCATATGCAAAACGACGACGACTGCATCAAGATCCTGAAGAACTGCCACCGAGCTCTCCCGGACAAGGGGAAGGTGATTGTCGTGCAGAGCATCCTGCCGGAAACCCCGGAGTCGACACCAGCTGCACGGGATTCCTTCACCATGGATATAATCATGCTTGTCAACTTCAATGGTGGGAAGGACAGGACGGAGCAGGAGTACGCCAAGCTTGCCAGGGATGCTGGCTTCGCGGGCGCCTTCCGGTCAACCTAtatattctgcaacatttaCGCTCTCGAGTTTACCAAGTAGTTATACTTGTCATGAATAAGAGCTACTAGCTCACCTGCGTACGTATGATATGTTTGTATTCTCGAATAAGCCATAAATTTGTATATggcatctatctatctatctatctatcaatCTAGGACTCATTGTTTGGTTTCTGCCAG from the Phragmites australis chromosome 19, lpPhrAust1.1, whole genome shotgun sequence genome contains:
- the LOC133900247 gene encoding caffeate O-methyltransferase-like protein 2, whose translation is ISKLLEHPQVFDGVGVLVDVGGGTGATLAMIANRYKHIRGINFDMSHVISEAPSLPGVEHVAGSWFDSIPTGDAVFMKWILHMQNDDDCIKILKNCHRALPDKGKVIVVQSILPETPESTPAARDSFTMDIIMLVNFNGGKDRTEQEYAKLARDAGFAGAFRSTYIFCNIYALEFTK